From Gemmatimonadota bacterium:
AGTTTGCGAGATTTTGCTACAACAACCAGAGCCGGATGGCCATGACAGGATCGCTATCTGATTCTATCGTACTCATGATATTTGAAAGAGATCAGGAGGCACAATCTTAAACCCCTAACACCATCTGCAACAGCGCCATACGAATAAAAACACCATTGTGTGCCTGGCGAAAATACGCAGCGCGGGGATCTGTATCAACAGCCGGATCAATCTCATCCACCCGGGGCAGGGGATGCATCACAATCGCATTCTCCGAAAGTGCCGACATCGTCTCCACATCGATAATATATTTTCCCCGCGCCCGCTCGTAATCTTGTATCCGGTCGCCAAACCGCTCGCGCTGAATCCGCGTCTGATACACCACATCCACCTTCGACATCACGCTCATAAGATCTTCTTCTTCCTCAAACACCACCCCGTGTTCTGTCAGATACGCCTTGATATCATCTCTCATACGCACGACAGTTGGCGCGACAAAATACAACTTCACACCTTCGTACTTCGTCAACAAATAAGCCAGCGACCGCGCCGTGCGACCATTTGCCAGATCGCCGACCAATGCCACGTGAATACCATCTAACCTGCCGATCTCCTTCTGAATCGTGTACACATCCAAAAGCGCCTGCGTGGGATGCTGCCCTGGCCCGTCGCCCGCATTGATAATGGGAACCGACGCCGCGTCTGCTGCCCGCCGCGCAGAGCCACCCTCGTAGTGCCGCAACACAATCACATCGGAATACCCCTCTACAATACGAATCGTATCCTCCAGCGTCTCTCCCTTTGCCGCCGAAGAAAACTCCCGCGCGCTCTCCGTCGTAATCACCTCGCCGCCCAGGCGATACATCGCCGCTTCAAAAGACAACCGCGTGCGCGTACTCGGTTCATAAAACAACGTCGCCATAATCCGCCGATTCAAAATATTCGAACCATAACGGCTAACCACATTCTCCATCTCGCGCGTCACGTCAAAAATCTCATTCATAACATCTCGGCTAAATTGCTGCGCCTCAAGCACGTGAAACAGACTATCCATATCTTTACCCCCGCGTATAAAAAAAACGCCCCCTTATGAGGGAGCGTTTATATTCAACCTATTTATTTTTTCAGTCGTCATCTACCCCAAAATATAGGCGAGAAAAACGGCTTTTGCAAGAGGAAAAAACGCGTGAAAATCGGCCACAAGTTGACACAAACCCAAAATCAGAGTATCATTTGACCTTTGACCGCTGATCGCGATCCACCAATTGAGGAACCAACCGTGAGCAACCACCTGAATTTTCAAGACCTGATCATGCGCCTTGAGCGCTTCTGGGCCGACAACGGCTGTATAATATGGCAACCCTACAGCGAAAAAGTGGGCGCAGGCACCATGAACGCCGCCACTGTATTGCGCGTCCTCGGACCCGAACCGTGGAACGTAGCCTATGTCGAACCCTCCTACCGCCCCGACGACGGGCGCTTTGGCGAAAACCCCAACCGCATGCAAATGCACACCCAGTATCAGGTCATCCTCAAACCCGATCCCGGCAACCCGCAGGAACTATATCTCAAAAGCCTCGAAGCACTGGGCCTCGACTGCAAAGCACACGACATCCGCTTTGTGGAAGACAATTGGGAATCCCCCGCTCTGGGTGCCTGGGGCCTGGGATGGGAAGTGTGGTTAGACGGCATGGAAATCACGCAATTTACCTATTTCCAGCAAGCGGGTGGCAGGCAACTCGACCCCGTTGCCGTCGAAATCACCTACGGCCTCGAACGCATTGCCATGTCCCTTCAAAGCGTCGA
This genomic window contains:
- the pyrB gene encoding aspartate carbamoyltransferase, with product MDSLFHVLEAQQFSRDVMNEIFDVTREMENVVSRYGSNILNRRIMATLFYEPSTRTRLSFEAAMYRLGGEVITTESAREFSSAAKGETLEDTIRIVEGYSDVIVLRHYEGGSARRAADAASVPIINAGDGPGQHPTQALLDVYTIQKEIGRLDGIHVALVGDLANGRTARSLAYLLTKYEGVKLYFVAPTVVRMRDDIKAYLTEHGVVFEEEEDLMSVMSKVDVVYQTRIQRERFGDRIQDYERARGKYIIDVETMSALSENAIVMHPLPRVDEIDPAVDTDPRAAYFRQAHNGVFIRMALLQMVLGV